The sequence CAGGAGAACGGGTGCCCGCATAGCGCAGACTAACAGAGATCGACGCCTCAGTTGGAGCAGCTTGGGCAGAGGCCGTAGAGCGTCAGGTCGTGACGGTGAACCATGTAGCCGCCGGGCAGAGTGACGCCCTCGAGCACCGCCACCGGGCAACTGGCGTCGAGCTCGAAGACGCCCCGGCAGCTCTCGCAGCGAAAGTGATGGTGGTGGCCCCGGCCCGCCGGCTCATAGCGGGTGCTCTCGTTGGGCAGGTGGACCTCGATGAGGTCGCCGGACTCGACCATGCTGCTCAGGTTGCGGTAGACCGTCGCCAGGCCGAGGCTGGCCTGGATCTTGCCAGCCTCCTGCAGGATCTCCTGCGGGGTAAGGGGTCCGGGCGCGTGCTCGAGCGTGCTCATGATGGCGCGGCGTTGGTTGGTCTGTCGTCTCATATCTCCCCCAGTTTAACAAGCGGTGC comes from Deinococcota bacterium and encodes:
- a CDS encoding transcriptional repressor translates to MRRQTNQRRAIMSTLEHAPGPLTPQEILQEAGKIQASLGLATVYRNLSSMVESGDLIEVHLPNESTRYEPAGRGHHHHFRCESCRGVFELDASCPVAVLEGVTLPGGYMVHRHDLTLYGLCPSCSN